A genomic window from Thermosinus carboxydivorans Nor1 includes:
- a CDS encoding ubiquitin family protein, with product MYPARHLKLAGSSALHFANIFLNGQPLRLFNFGKLTVTDALLAAGIDARSLHGRPGLGITVRVNGETKFLPGSHGQPGSVTINGQPAGFDHPLQDGDVITVTKGRDGVTPRPRVTDVATLPQPFTVIVDGEPITVAPLVTVNGNPADAATLLADRSEVTCRLPDTLGEVLTQLGRAAGPVQFTYTVNGCERTYRQWPRYLINGQEASPDWPVKPGDVITVPPPAPPTLAQLLGLAGLNEEFITVTFNGAPCQVPLRRLTLILNGRPADPEETAPAGSVIEFSLSEQPPTVSDVLLAAAFNPRALHNVIRIDLLLNGQAAEYTTPVKKGDRIDVIAITDRQ from the coding sequence GTGTACCCCGCTCGGCATCTTAAGCTGGCCGGCAGCTCTGCGCTGCATTTCGCCAATATTTTTCTAAACGGCCAGCCGCTTCGGCTATTCAACTTCGGTAAACTTACCGTCACCGATGCCCTCCTCGCCGCCGGCATCGATGCCCGCAGCCTCCACGGCCGGCCAGGCCTGGGGATTACCGTGCGGGTCAATGGCGAAACCAAGTTTCTCCCTGGCAGTCACGGCCAGCCGGGAAGTGTCACCATCAACGGCCAGCCCGCCGGCTTCGACCACCCCCTGCAGGATGGCGATGTCATTACCGTCACAAAAGGCAGGGATGGCGTCACGCCCCGACCGCGCGTGACTGATGTCGCCACCTTGCCCCAGCCGTTTACCGTTATCGTCGATGGCGAACCGATTACCGTCGCGCCGCTTGTCACCGTTAACGGCAACCCGGCAGATGCCGCTACCTTGCTTGCCGACCGCAGCGAAGTAACCTGCCGCTTGCCGGATACGCTGGGTGAAGTGCTTACGCAGCTTGGGCGGGCCGCGGGCCCTGTTCAATTTACCTATACCGTAAATGGCTGTGAACGCACCTACCGTCAGTGGCCGCGCTACCTCATCAATGGGCAGGAGGCCAGTCCCGACTGGCCCGTAAAGCCCGGCGACGTCATCACCGTGCCCCCGCCCGCACCGCCTACCCTGGCCCAGTTACTTGGCTTGGCCGGCCTTAATGAAGAATTCATCACCGTTACCTTTAACGGCGCGCCCTGTCAGGTGCCGCTCAGGCGATTGACGCTTATCCTCAATGGCCGCCCGGCCGACCCCGAGGAAACCGCGCCTGCCGGTAGCGTCATCGAGTTTAGCTTAAGCGAACAGCCGCCGACGGTCAGTGATGTACTCCTGGCCGCCGCTTTCAACCCCCGGGCCCTGCATAACGTTATTCGCATCGACCTTTTGCTCAACGGCCAGGCGGCCGAATACACTACCCCGGTAAAAAAAGGGGACCGCATCGATGTCATTGCTATCACCGATAGGCAGTAG
- a CDS encoding cell division protein FtsA yields the protein MDKKLLFALDIGTRSVVGLLGEQVANKINLLAVERQEHYTRAMLDGQIHDVTEVAGVLAEIKSRLERIVSPLPKVAVAAAGRALSTLRVTADLDVGGRGALTESDERALELAGLQTAQRSLATAGAAFDPTAYYCVGYSVVTFSLDGCPLKSLVGQRGKRAEIELIATFLPRQVIDSLQSAVQAVGLEIATLTLEPIAAINVLIPPTMRHLNLALVDVGAGTSDVAITRGGSVIGYGMVPCAGDEITEALSQQYLLDFNVAEQVKRQLGDKKKKVNFTDVLGMQHKVPAKELMASLAPAVGDLAQLIARQILDLNGQPPQAVLLVGGGALTPLLPAALAQALDIPAARVGIRRPDAVDGFTTIPPSLQAPDGVPRSAS from the coding sequence ATGGATAAAAAGCTGCTCTTCGCCTTGGACATCGGTACGCGCAGCGTCGTCGGCCTGCTTGGGGAACAGGTTGCCAATAAAATTAATCTCCTGGCGGTCGAACGCCAGGAGCACTATACCCGCGCCATGCTGGACGGGCAAATTCATGATGTCACCGAGGTGGCTGGCGTTTTGGCCGAAATAAAAAGCCGCCTGGAGCGGATCGTCAGCCCCTTGCCCAAAGTGGCCGTGGCCGCCGCCGGCCGGGCCCTTAGCACCCTCCGCGTTACCGCCGACCTCGACGTGGGCGGGCGCGGAGCGCTGACGGAAAGTGACGAGCGGGCGCTGGAGCTTGCCGGCCTGCAGACGGCGCAGCGCAGTTTAGCCACCGCTGGCGCTGCGTTCGACCCTACTGCCTACTACTGTGTCGGCTATAGCGTGGTTACCTTTAGCCTGGACGGCTGCCCCCTTAAAAGTCTGGTAGGACAACGGGGAAAAAGGGCGGAAATTGAACTCATCGCCACTTTCCTCCCCCGCCAGGTCATCGATTCGCTGCAGTCCGCCGTCCAGGCGGTGGGACTGGAAATTGCCACCCTCACCTTAGAGCCGATCGCCGCTATCAATGTCCTCATCCCGCCCACCATGCGGCACCTTAATCTGGCCCTGGTTGACGTGGGAGCCGGCACTTCTGACGTGGCCATCACCCGCGGCGGGTCAGTCATCGGTTACGGCATGGTGCCCTGCGCCGGTGACGAGATTACAGAAGCCTTATCGCAGCAGTATCTGCTGGATTTCAATGTTGCCGAGCAGGTTAAACGCCAACTTGGCGATAAAAAGAAAAAAGTGAATTTCACTGATGTTCTTGGCATGCAACATAAGGTACCGGCCAAAGAATTGATGGCCAGCCTTGCCCCGGCGGTAGGCGACCTTGCCCAGCTCATCGCCCGCCAAATCCTTGACCTTAACGGTCAGCCACCACAGGCCGTGCTCCTCGTTGGCGGCGGGGCGCTGACGCCGCTCTTGCCGGCGGCGCTGGCCCAGGCGCTGGACATCCCGGCCGCCCGCGTCGGCATCCGCCGCCCGGACGCCGTTGACGGCTTTACCACTATTCCGCCGTCGCTACAAGCGCCCGACGGTGTACCCCGCTCGGCATCTTAA
- a CDS encoding ABC transporter substrate-binding protein, whose product MSKTWKKVTAILVIVLMVALAAGCGSKPQSAQPQKLIIYYGLMEDHMVKAVQQFEKETGIKVEAVRMSSGEILGRIKAEKNNPKASVWFGGPADGFIQAKEDGLLEKYVSPSAAKIPAKYKDPEGYWTGIYVGYLGFVSNQKLLAEKGLPVPQSWQDLLNPALKGQVVIANPGSSGTAYTMLATIVQLMGEEKGLKYMKDLHGQIKTYPKSGTAPGRMVGQGEATVGVTFLHDAIKYKEEGMKDIVISAPVEGTGYEIGAVAIIKGGPDQAAAKKFVDWCLTKEAQEIGQKAGSYQFLTNPEAIAPSQAAAIKDTKLINYDLNWAGANRSKLVEKWNNAIK is encoded by the coding sequence GTGTCGAAGACGTGGAAAAAAGTGACGGCAATACTGGTTATTGTCCTGATGGTGGCGCTGGCCGCGGGGTGCGGCAGCAAGCCGCAAAGCGCTCAGCCGCAGAAACTGATCATTTACTACGGTCTTATGGAAGACCACATGGTAAAGGCTGTCCAACAGTTTGAGAAAGAGACCGGCATTAAAGTGGAAGCGGTGCGCATGAGTTCCGGCGAGATCCTGGGCCGCATCAAGGCGGAAAAAAACAATCCCAAGGCCAGCGTCTGGTTCGGCGGACCGGCTGACGGCTTTATTCAGGCTAAGGAAGACGGGCTTTTGGAAAAATACGTTTCGCCCAGCGCCGCCAAGATTCCGGCCAAATACAAAGATCCTGAGGGATACTGGACGGGTATCTACGTGGGCTATCTAGGTTTTGTTTCGAACCAGAAGCTGCTGGCCGAAAAGGGCCTGCCGGTTCCGCAGAGCTGGCAGGATCTGCTTAATCCGGCGCTGAAGGGCCAGGTAGTCATTGCTAACCCTGGTTCATCCGGGACGGCTTACACTATGCTGGCCACCATTGTCCAGCTCATGGGCGAGGAAAAAGGCCTGAAATACATGAAAGATCTGCATGGCCAGATCAAGACCTATCCTAAATCCGGTACGGCCCCGGGTCGGATGGTAGGCCAGGGTGAAGCCACCGTCGGCGTGACCTTCCTGCATGATGCCATCAAATACAAGGAAGAAGGCATGAAAGATATTGTTATTTCCGCACCGGTGGAAGGCACGGGCTATGAGATCGGCGCCGTCGCCATCATCAAAGGCGGCCCCGACCAGGCCGCGGCCAAGAAATTTGTCGACTGGTGCCTGACCAAAGAGGCCCAAGAAATCGGCCAAAAAGCCGGGTCGTATCAGTTTTTGACCAATCCGGAAGCGATAGCACCGTCCCAGGCGGCAGCAATCAAGGATACCAAACTGATCAACTACGACTTGAACTGGGCGGGCGCCAACCGCAGCAAGCTTGTTGAGAAATGGAACAACGCCATTAAATAA
- a CDS encoding ABC transporter permease — MRKIIHDPILLVTIILVICSLVLFIVWPLYAVLKEGIVTAEGDLTLQYYRDVFRQDENVRVLVNTVMAGVVVSFFATTVGFLFAYADAFLNIPFKRLFNILAFLPIISPPFALAMSFIMLFGQRGFITYSLLGIKDANVYGFTGLVVVQVLTFFPIAYLVLAGLMRKIDPSYEEAARNMGASRWHIFRTIILPLLTPGIANAFLLVFIQTVADFGNAMVIGGNFTTLAAKIYLQAMGNYDIKGGTALATVLLSLSVLMFIVQKYWVGERSYVTVTGKPSRQRELVTDRSLNWLIGLPCFLVSLFVLVLYILIPYGSFTNLWGIDYTPTLKHYEYIFSLGLKPILDTTYLSLLSMPMTGILSMIIAFLIVRKRFFGRKAIEFISMLSMAVPGTVIGMGYVLAYNEPPLVLTGTATIILIAFIFRNMPVGIRAGVASLQQIDPSIEEAAQDLGANAFKVFTSITIPLIKSAFFSGLVYSFVRSMTAVSAVIFLVSASYNLLTVAIMSQVDVGRLGVAAAYSTVLIVIVLVVTGMLKFVFNRMGINVEGV, encoded by the coding sequence ATGCGCAAAATCATTCACGACCCTATTTTATTGGTAACTATTATTCTCGTTATTTGTTCATTGGTCTTGTTTATCGTCTGGCCGCTGTACGCGGTGCTCAAAGAGGGGATAGTGACGGCGGAAGGCGACCTGACGCTTCAATATTATCGTGATGTTTTCCGGCAGGACGAAAACGTCCGGGTACTTGTCAACACCGTGATGGCAGGGGTGGTCGTCAGCTTTTTTGCCACGACCGTGGGCTTTTTGTTCGCTTACGCCGATGCGTTTCTTAATATCCCTTTTAAACGCCTATTCAACATTTTGGCCTTTCTGCCCATCATTTCGCCGCCCTTTGCCCTGGCGATGTCCTTCATCATGTTGTTCGGTCAGCGGGGCTTTATTACTTACAGCTTGCTGGGCATCAAGGATGCCAACGTGTACGGTTTTACCGGCCTGGTGGTTGTACAGGTTCTCACTTTTTTTCCTATTGCCTATCTCGTGCTGGCCGGCTTGATGCGAAAAATCGACCCGTCTTATGAGGAGGCGGCCCGCAACATGGGCGCTTCCCGCTGGCATATTTTCCGGACCATTATTCTGCCGCTGCTTACGCCCGGTATTGCCAATGCCTTCTTGCTGGTGTTTATTCAAACGGTGGCCGATTTTGGCAATGCCATGGTGATTGGCGGCAATTTTACCACCCTGGCCGCGAAGATTTATCTCCAGGCCATGGGAAACTACGATATCAAGGGTGGTACGGCGCTGGCGACGGTGCTGCTCAGCCTTTCGGTCCTTATGTTTATTGTTCAGAAATACTGGGTGGGGGAAAGGTCATATGTTACTGTTACCGGCAAGCCGTCCCGCCAGCGCGAACTGGTCACCGACCGTTCCCTGAACTGGCTGATTGGTCTGCCCTGTTTTTTGGTCAGCCTGTTCGTCCTGGTGCTCTATATTCTTATTCCTTACGGTTCGTTTACCAACCTGTGGGGTATCGACTATACACCGACGCTGAAGCATTATGAATATATCTTTTCTTTGGGTCTAAAACCAATTCTTGATACCACCTATCTCTCGCTGTTGTCCATGCCCATGACCGGTATTCTGAGTATGATTATCGCATTTCTCATCGTGCGCAAGCGCTTTTTCGGCCGTAAGGCAATCGAGTTTATTTCGATGCTGTCAATGGCCGTCCCCGGCACCGTCATTGGCATGGGCTACGTGCTGGCCTATAATGAACCGCCGCTGGTGCTTACCGGTACGGCAACCATCATTCTTATTGCCTTTATTTTCCGCAACATGCCGGTCGGTATCCGCGCTGGCGTAGCATCCCTGCAGCAGATTGACCCGTCCATCGAGGAAGCGGCCCAAGACCTTGGCGCCAACGCGTTCAAAGTGTTTACTTCGATTACTATTCCGCTGATTAAGTCGGCCTTTTTCAGCGGCTTGGTTTACAGTTTCGTCCGCAGCATGACGGCAGTCAGTGCCGTTATTTTCCTGGTTTCGGCCAGCTACAACCTGCTGACGGTAGCTATTATGAGCCAGGTCGATGTCGGGCGGTTGGGGGTAGCGGCGGCCTATTCCACCGTTCTCATTGTCATTGTCCTGGTAGTAACGGGCATGCTTAAGTTCGTGTTCAATCGCATGGGAATAAATGTCGAGGGTGTGTAA
- a CDS encoding ABC transporter ATP-binding protein, whose product MKNSKSVRLQNLVKRYNGAAGRGVLAVNDVTLDVSAGEFVTLLGPSGCGKTTILRMIAGFETPTSGNIYIGGEEVTRLTPDKRDTAMVFQSYALFPHLTIFENIAYGLRIKKMKDSDIRAKVNHILELVGLTGLEGRYPNQLSGGQQQRVALARSLVMEPSVLLFDEPLSNLDAKLRVHMRGEIRRIQRDIGITSIYVTHDQAEAMSMSDRIVIMNQGNIEQIGSPFEIYTRPRTKFVADFIGMANILAGEVVAAGNGMATVSFLGQTFTVATDLVLSPGEPVSVVLRPETLRLATEGPLAVQVAASVFMGAYQEYKITAGGQSLTVIDYDPVQKAAFQAGDRAALLIRRESVHILKSAQ is encoded by the coding sequence TTGAAAAATTCGAAAAGCGTTCGCCTGCAAAATCTGGTGAAACGGTATAACGGTGCGGCCGGCCGGGGCGTATTGGCCGTTAACGATGTAACGCTTGATGTCTCGGCGGGTGAGTTTGTTACCTTGCTGGGGCCTTCCGGCTGCGGCAAAACGACTATTTTACGCATGATCGCCGGCTTTGAAACACCGACAAGCGGCAATATTTATATTGGCGGCGAGGAAGTAACTCGCCTTACCCCGGACAAACGCGACACGGCGATGGTGTTCCAGAGCTACGCGTTGTTTCCGCACCTTACCATTTTTGAGAATATCGCCTACGGTCTACGTATCAAAAAAATGAAAGACAGCGACATCCGCGCCAAAGTCAACCATATTCTTGAATTAGTAGGCCTTACCGGCCTGGAAGGGCGCTACCCCAACCAGCTTTCCGGAGGCCAGCAGCAGCGGGTGGCCTTAGCTCGGTCGCTGGTGATGGAACCGTCGGTTCTGCTGTTCGATGAGCCGCTGTCAAACTTGGACGCCAAGCTCAGGGTGCATATGCGCGGTGAAATTCGGCGGATTCAACGCGATATTGGCATTACCAGCATTTATGTGACCCATGACCAAGCCGAAGCCATGAGCATGTCTGACCGGATTGTCATTATGAACCAAGGGAATATTGAACAAATTGGCTCGCCCTTTGAAATTTACACTCGGCCGCGGACCAAGTTTGTCGCCGATTTCATCGGCATGGCTAACATCCTGGCCGGCGAGGTCGTTGCCGCCGGCAATGGGATGGCCACTGTCAGCTTCCTCGGCCAGACCTTCACGGTCGCGACCGACCTTGTACTCAGTCCAGGCGAACCGGTGAGCGTGGTCCTGCGGCCGGAAACGCTTAGGCTGGCTACTGAAGGGCCGCTTGCTGTGCAAGTTGCGGCTTCGGTGTTCATGGGGGCATATCAGGAGTATAAAATTACTGCCGGTGGTCAAAGCCTAACCGTCATCGATTATGATCCGGTCCAAAAGGCCGCCTTTCAGGCCGGCGACCGGGCGGCTCTCTTGATAAGGCGCGAAAGCGTTCATATATTGAAGTCTGCACAGTGA
- a CDS encoding cyclodeaminase/cyclohydrolase family protein, whose amino-acid sequence MQLKFEREGYMLLRELSIHEFAAQLASRQPAPGGGSAAAVSGLLGVSLLEMVVNLSLGRPDLAEYADMLVERQKGLAVLHKKLEELIDRDADAFSAVIAAYGLPKATAEEKEARAAQIQQALRQAAEVPTEVARAALESLEIGKSLLGKINAHVVSDLMIGVLLSYNAVTAALLNTAINLPALRDQAVVAALRGQIHVLRTAADELYKTVADEVYSTETFAVMRMD is encoded by the coding sequence ATGCAGCTAAAATTTGAAAGAGAGGGATATATGTTGCTCAGAGAACTATCAATCCATGAATTTGCCGCGCAGCTCGCGTCACGTCAGCCGGCGCCGGGCGGTGGCAGCGCTGCCGCCGTGTCCGGCCTCTTAGGTGTTAGCTTGCTAGAAATGGTAGTGAATCTGTCGTTGGGGCGTCCGGATTTAGCGGAGTACGCCGACATGCTTGTCGAACGGCAAAAAGGCTTGGCTGTATTACATAAAAAACTGGAAGAACTCATTGACCGTGATGCTGACGCTTTTTCGGCGGTAATAGCGGCCTATGGGCTGCCGAAGGCAACGGCGGAGGAGAAAGAGGCGCGGGCGGCCCAAATCCAGCAAGCGCTGCGGCAGGCGGCGGAGGTACCTACCGAAGTAGCGCGGGCCGCGCTGGAAAGCCTGGAAATTGGCAAGTCGCTGCTGGGGAAAATCAACGCTCATGTGGTCAGCGACCTTATGATTGGCGTGCTCTTAAGTTATAACGCCGTGACGGCCGCGCTTCTTAATACGGCCATCAATTTGCCGGCCTTGCGGGACCAGGCGGTAGTCGCGGCCCTAAGAGGCCAAATTCATGTTTTGCGCACCGCGGCGGACGAGCTGTATAAAACTGTTGCGGACGAAGTGTACAGTACGGAAACCTTTGCCGTCATGCGGATGGACTAA
- a CDS encoding Tex family protein, with amino-acid sequence MQLAEIPAFIARELGVRPQQVEAAIKLLDDGNTVPFIARYRKEATGELNEEQLRTVLDRMQYLRNLVKRQEEVIASIAEQGKLTPELAAAITAATKLQEVEDLYLPFRPKKRTRAQIARERGLEPLAEIMLAQEMTDGDPLAVAAEFIDPAKDVPDADAALAGAMDIIAEWISERADFRALLRKELWDKAEIVTSLAVDETAGKEFLNYKEYREPVKRMPSHRILAVNRGEAKDILKVDLVAPHEANIARITNEVVTRPSIFADHLRAAITDGYKRLLFPALEREIRSLLTENAEKQAIRVFALNLRQLLLQPPLAGHTVMGLDPGYRTGCKMAVVSPTGTVLATGTLYLTHSDAQRERAVKEALATIESYGVTLIAIGNGTASYETEEFVARLINDHQLPIHYLIVNEAGASVYSASKLAKDELPDLDVSLRGAVSIARRVQDPLAELVKIDPKSIGVGQYQHDVNQKELASALTAVVESCVNHVGVELNTASPALLQYVAGINASVAKNIVAFRDANGPFQSRDQLRKVPRLGPAAFTQCAGFLRIKGGANPLDNTPVHPESYPIAEAVLAKLGFSLADLTDRQRLRALQSQLAKADAGQLAADLGAGEPTVRDILAALAKPGRDPREELPPPLTRKNIVKLSDITPGTLVKGTVHNVTDFGVFVDIGLKTNGLIHRSELSHKPFRHPLDIVAVGDIVECIVLSVDEARSRIALSLKQAQK; translated from the coding sequence ATGCAACTTGCCGAAATTCCCGCTTTCATTGCCCGTGAACTGGGCGTAAGACCGCAGCAAGTAGAGGCCGCCATAAAATTATTAGACGATGGCAATACCGTTCCCTTTATCGCCCGCTACCGCAAAGAAGCAACCGGCGAACTTAACGAAGAACAGCTTCGGACGGTTTTGGACCGGATGCAGTACCTGCGCAACCTGGTAAAGCGTCAGGAAGAAGTTATAGCCAGCATTGCCGAGCAGGGCAAACTAACGCCTGAGCTGGCCGCTGCCATCACCGCCGCCACCAAGCTGCAGGAAGTGGAAGACCTGTACCTCCCCTTCCGCCCGAAAAAACGCACCCGCGCCCAGATCGCGCGCGAGCGGGGGCTTGAGCCGCTCGCGGAAATTATGCTGGCCCAGGAAATGACGGACGGCGATCCGCTCGCCGTAGCCGCGGAGTTTATCGACCCGGCCAAGGACGTACCTGACGCCGATGCCGCCCTGGCCGGCGCTATGGACATCATCGCCGAGTGGATAAGCGAGCGGGCCGACTTCCGGGCCTTGTTGCGCAAAGAACTGTGGGACAAGGCGGAAATCGTCACCTCCCTGGCTGTTGATGAAACAGCAGGTAAGGAGTTCCTGAACTATAAGGAATACCGCGAACCGGTCAAACGCATGCCGTCCCACCGCATTTTGGCCGTCAACCGCGGCGAAGCAAAGGATATTTTGAAAGTCGACCTGGTTGCCCCCCATGAGGCAAACATCGCGCGGATTACGAATGAAGTAGTCACCAGACCCTCGATCTTCGCCGACCACCTCCGCGCCGCCATTACCGACGGTTACAAGCGACTCTTGTTTCCCGCCCTGGAGCGGGAAATCCGCTCGCTGCTAACCGAAAACGCCGAAAAACAGGCCATTCGCGTCTTTGCCCTCAACCTCCGCCAACTCCTGCTGCAACCGCCCCTGGCCGGCCACACCGTCATGGGGCTCGACCCTGGCTACCGCACCGGCTGCAAAATGGCAGTGGTCAGCCCCACCGGCACGGTGCTCGCCACCGGTACCTTATATCTAACGCACAGCGACGCTCAGCGGGAACGGGCGGTAAAGGAGGCGCTGGCGACAATCGAGAGCTACGGCGTCACCCTCATCGCCATCGGCAACGGTACCGCTTCCTATGAGACCGAGGAGTTTGTCGCCCGTCTCATCAACGACCATCAGCTCCCTATCCATTACCTCATTGTCAACGAAGCCGGCGCCTCGGTATATTCGGCCTCAAAACTGGCCAAGGACGAATTGCCTGATCTTGATGTCTCCCTGCGCGGCGCCGTATCTATCGCCCGCCGCGTGCAAGATCCGCTGGCCGAACTGGTCAAGATCGATCCCAAATCAATCGGCGTCGGCCAATACCAGCATGATGTCAACCAAAAAGAACTGGCCAGCGCCCTCACCGCCGTTGTCGAGTCTTGTGTCAACCATGTGGGCGTCGAGCTTAACACTGCTTCGCCCGCCCTGCTGCAGTATGTCGCCGGCATCAATGCGAGCGTGGCCAAAAACATTGTTGCGTTTCGCGACGCCAACGGCCCCTTCCAGAGCCGGGACCAGCTCCGGAAAGTCCCCCGTCTCGGACCGGCGGCCTTCACCCAATGCGCCGGCTTTTTGCGAATCAAGGGCGGCGCCAACCCCTTGGACAATACGCCGGTACATCCCGAGTCTTACCCTATCGCCGAAGCGGTCTTGGCGAAATTGGGCTTCTCCTTAGCCGACCTGACCGACCGCCAGCGGCTGCGCGCCTTGCAGAGCCAGCTGGCCAAAGCCGATGCCGGCCAGTTGGCCGCCGACCTTGGCGCCGGCGAGCCCACCGTGCGGGACATCCTCGCCGCCCTGGCCAAGCCGGGCCGCGACCCGCGCGAGGAGCTGCCGCCGCCGCTGACGCGCAAAAATATTGTCAAACTCTCGGACATTACGCCCGGTACCCTGGTCAAAGGAACGGTACATAATGTCACCGACTTCGGCGTGTTTGTCGACATCGGTCTCAAGACCAACGGCCTTATTCATCGCTCCGAACTCAGTCACAAGCCCTTCCGCCACCCCCTTGACATCGTCGCCGTCGGCGACATCGTAGAATGCATAGTCCTCAGCGTCGATGAGGCCCGGAGCCGCATCGCCCTCAGTCTCAAGCAAGCCCAAAAATAG
- a CDS encoding MATE family efflux transporter: MSLSADYMRQRILTLVWPVVMEGFGVMLVGVVTTAMVGQFGAVSLSAVGLSTMVQAASSIIFAAAGTGAAAIVAREAGAGNWEAVRVVAGQGVLLGLVLGTVLGAIGFAAAPYLFLVTSADPAVAHLAGELLRITFATTPLFLAMAVANNVLRAIGLTRLTFYLTAINNVLAILLGYVLIFGVAGQPLGAYGAAWTACLTQASGGLLALGALAVVRQISLRWCHVFIIRRAYLARIVDISLPAGLEQLAMQGGRIAFTFMLAGVGATQFAAHQIALQVESISFMPGFGFSVAAMALVGQHLGRGLPHRAVQYAALTNRIAVLSMTMMGVIFFFFARPLTALFVNDPGVIYWGAQCVMIAAFEQPTIAITYTLGGAMRGAGDTRWPMYVTITGVWLVRLPLIYLFIVLWRYDVTAAWVITALDFLVRSLILWRRFVNTKWQ; this comes from the coding sequence ATGTCACTATCAGCGGATTATATGCGACAGAGGATCCTAACGCTTGTTTGGCCGGTGGTCATGGAGGGGTTTGGCGTCATGCTGGTCGGTGTCGTCACAACGGCCATGGTCGGACAGTTCGGCGCCGTCAGCTTGTCTGCCGTGGGGCTGTCGACGATGGTCCAGGCGGCTTCGTCTATCATTTTCGCCGCAGCCGGCACCGGCGCAGCGGCCATCGTCGCCCGTGAGGCCGGGGCTGGCAACTGGGAAGCGGTGCGGGTCGTGGCCGGCCAGGGGGTACTCCTCGGCCTGGTCCTTGGTACGGTTCTGGGGGCTATCGGCTTTGCCGCGGCGCCGTATCTTTTTCTGGTGACGAGCGCCGACCCTGCCGTTGCGCACCTGGCTGGCGAACTATTGCGTATCACCTTTGCTACCACGCCGCTATTTTTAGCCATGGCCGTGGCCAACAATGTCCTGCGGGCCATTGGCCTGACGCGGTTGACCTTTTATTTGACGGCAATAAATAATGTGCTGGCAATCCTCCTCGGCTATGTGCTGATTTTCGGCGTAGCCGGCCAGCCGCTGGGGGCGTATGGCGCGGCGTGGACAGCCTGTCTTACCCAGGCGTCAGGCGGCCTTTTGGCGCTGGGCGCACTAGCGGTAGTGCGGCAAATTAGCCTGCGGTGGTGCCATGTGTTCATCATTCGGCGCGCCTATTTGGCCCGGATCGTGGACATCAGCCTGCCGGCCGGACTGGAGCAGCTGGCCATGCAGGGCGGCCGGATTGCCTTTACGTTTATGCTTGCCGGCGTGGGAGCGACCCAATTTGCCGCCCACCAGATCGCCCTCCAGGTGGAGTCCATTTCGTTTATGCCAGGGTTTGGTTTTTCGGTTGCTGCTATGGCCTTGGTGGGCCAACATCTCGGGCGTGGCTTGCCGCACCGGGCGGTTCAGTATGCCGCGCTGACCAACCGCATCGCGGTGCTGAGCATGACCATGATGGGCGTGATTTTTTTCTTTTTTGCCCGCCCGCTTACGGCGCTCTTTGTTAACGACCCGGGCGTAATTTATTGGGGTGCCCAGTGTGTGATGATTGCCGCCTTTGAGCAGCCCACCATAGCCATCACCTATACCCTGGGCGGGGCGATGCGCGGCGCCGGCGATACCCGCTGGCCGATGTATGTGACAATTACCGGCGTGTGGTTGGTACGATTGCCGCTGATTTATTTGTTCATCGTCTTATGGCGGTATGATGTGACAGCCGCCTGGGTAATAACAGCCCTCGACTTTTTAGTGCGCAGCCTAATCCTCTGGCGGCGGTTTGTCAACACGAAATGGCAATAA
- a CDS encoding flavin reductase family protein: MKQHLTPTTLLFPLPTVLVSCAAPGFRPNITAIAWTGIVGARPPLVSICLRPDRYSYGIITASRQFIINIPTENQLAAIDLCGVVSGREVDKFAAAGFTPSPGVKVTTPAIAECPVNLECVLRETLRLGSHHTFIGEIVHIQADASVLTAAGTIDFGKLRPVTLNGAEYWGLGERKLADYGFTAKNK; this comes from the coding sequence ATGAAACAGCACCTTACGCCCACTACCCTGCTCTTTCCTTTGCCTACCGTCCTGGTATCATGCGCCGCACCCGGCTTCCGCCCTAATATTACCGCCATTGCCTGGACAGGCATCGTCGGCGCGCGACCGCCCCTGGTAAGCATTTGCCTCCGGCCCGACCGCTACAGCTACGGTATAATTACTGCCTCAAGACAGTTTATCATCAACATCCCTACCGAAAACCAACTTGCCGCCATTGATTTGTGTGGCGTCGTGTCCGGTCGCGAGGTAGATAAATTTGCCGCCGCCGGCTTCACCCCCAGCCCCGGGGTAAAAGTGACGACGCCGGCGATTGCCGAGTGTCCCGTCAACCTCGAATGTGTCTTGCGGGAGACGCTGCGCCTGGGCAGCCACCATACTTTCATCGGTGAAATCGTCCACATCCAGGCCGATGCGTCCGTCCTCACCGCCGCCGGCACCATTGACTTCGGCAAATTGCGCCCCGTTACCCTTAATGGAGCCGAATACTGGGGGCTGGGCGAACGCAAGCTGGCAGACTACGGCTTTACTGCGAAAAATAAATAG